The DNA region TAaaagtgattttaaaaaaaaaaattatttttgaaggaGAAAAATAGTAGCTTCAAAACCTTATAAAACgtgaatcatttttttaaaattttaaatatactttggttTGGATGATTTGTGAAACGGTGCgtgatttgataaatttaaaagtatgGTGCATGATTTATGTATTTGTGAAAATTTAATTTGTTGTTTAGTCAAATGTAAAGGTTTTCATTGTATGAATCAaaattctttatttctttatttctttttttttttattattattattattattattattattattattatttacttttgTTGTTTTAAATAGAATTAATCATTATATCGAGTTGTTCCTAAATCCCTTGCAAATTCGTCGACTCGACCTCCATCGAGTGCATCGTCTTCCTGAGGGCGCCGCTGTCTCCCCTCCTCGCCTGTGCAAGCAACACTAGTCCAGAGGAGACGAGGTCTTCGTCTTTGTTTAATATTTTGCGAGCAGCGAGCTCTTCAGCAACAAGCACCCCCCTGTTATTTCATCTCTGGTAAGCGGAGGAATCAAGCCCCTTGTGAGCAGAAACGGTACCCTCTAGGGAAAGATCTATAAATATGTTTCCTTTCCATTTCCTTCGTCCATAGTTGTTCTTAATCTgctttttcttcttgtgttggGCAGCAACTGGGGGGAATACATCGAAGACTCTGAATCCAATTTTTGTCATCTACAAAGTTTTCTTTTTGAGGCAAGTATCCTGACCTTCATTGATAAGCACATCTATCGAGTTAGAGGATCAATGAATGGACGATTGACCTATGCGAGTGAATCATCTAAAGAGAGAAGTATTAAGACTGTATGATTGGCCTTGAGGAGAACTTTCATATTTCTGAGATCTAGTAACCACCCTAGTCTCTTTTTTGTTAGAGATATAATGAGAGAATTGTCAAAGCTTTTGGTTCTTCAAATTTCTTTTTAGGTGAAGGAATAAAATATGTGGGAGATGTGTGCCTCTGAACTTAtgttcatctaaaatcttccatTTCCTTTTAAAATTCTGTGAAAGTTCTTCTGTAGCATACGGACATCTGTCTCTTTGAAAAAGATTTCTTCTGACTGTAAGTTATTTTCTTATTCAAGTTTTGTTCCATGTTATCATTCATTAAGGATATCATTTCTTTTCAActattttttgaaaagatttgttaacaatctttgatctaaaaagaaGCATTCAAGTATTTTACCATTCTCATTTTTATGGTTCTTGAAGGTTTtatcataaataatatatttttagcATGTAACCAAGAACTGATCCACAATTTCAGCGTCTCTCTTGATGTGTCTCAATGGTTTCattgtttcttttagttttggtaaATATTCTCTTTCCATCAGCTGGCAAACTTTTTTCTCGATTCTtatattgtgtattttgtttcatgtctctatttgtttgtttgttggtTAGTCTTTGTGAAGTCTTCCTTTCTTCTTGCATTGTTTAGTCCTTTTTTATCTCGATAcgccctttttaattttttttatctttaattttctaaggtatatacaaatgatttattataatacatttttttttttatttttctcaatttttcatgtttttaaagCTTTTGATTAGAACTATAAAATTTTCATTGTTTATTAACCCTCCATGTCTTTGGTTTCGCCAAGTTGCCATTAATTTCTTAGCATATCGTTTTAATTCTTTTTCTCGTTATCGTCATATGTGGCTGCTTCTGTATatcaaaaaagaaatataaagcaATTAATTTGGCTATTAGATCTTGGAAATAAGAAAGTTCTTGACACTAGTCATACAGCCTAAGAATTCATTGCCGAAGAAGAATTTGTTTCTGGTTTCTGTTTCTTATATCAaaatagattgatttattaaattGGTAAGATGAGCCCATTTACTTTGAAGATGGAATTATATGATTGCAGTTTTGATAGTAAGAGAAGGAAACATTTGCTTTGAAGGGAACGAGGAATCAGATGCAGAAATTAGGAGACTTTAAGCTTCCTCAGTTCTTTAACTATCCGCCCTTTTTCACGTAATGTTTCACCCTAAAACTTTCAAGTGGTTCCTTTTCAAGTTTCTAGATGTTGAAATAAATTGACTTATGCAAATTAATAGCAATTTTAGATATTGATGGAAATTTCTAtgttttgtgtattttgttttaaGTTGACTTATTCCAGTTAGATCGTTATATCAATTCCTAATGTAGAATATTCCCATTTCTATGTTTCagtagttttaaaaaaaacaaaaaagtgcGATCATTCAACACCATAGTTGAGTTTCAAGAGAGCATCATTTGCAATGCATGGCATTATTAATTCTCTAATCTCTCTATGAAAATAACCTAATTGCCTAATATTGGGGTTGTGTGATGCTTTGTTATATCTAATTGCCATCTAGATCCAATAGATTGATGTAGTTGGAAGAGATTTCAGATTTTAAAAAGTATCTTCTATTATCAGCAGTTTTTCTTGTGAACTTGTATTGGGTTTATTATTGCCCCTAGAGCTATGGTGCAGCAGTAAGGGTGTTCAGTTGTCTCTCAGGCAGCCACGGTTCAATTCACAACATATTTGCAGtgattttttctctaaatgggaCTTGCTCTAACATATTTGCAATGATTTTACCCTTGGTGGCCGGTGGAAAATTTCCATGGGGTCGGGCCGGTCAccccaggctcgacgttacccagcctggttaatcattttttttttgtattgggTTAATTATTGACTTACTTCTTGATACAATGCCTCCTCATCAAACATGCCTTTAATAACAATCTTTTGTGAAATTGCCATTAAGAAGAGTTGTACTGGATATTGGGTATCCTGGATATTGATCATAGGCCAGACCTGATACAAACGTATCCACTATTATTGTACATTCttttttatttaactatttaagAAGAGTTGTTGAAGCTTGGTTATGTATAAATTGAGCCTTTACATTGATTGAGTCACAATAGCAAGATTGTTTAATGATTCTTTCATTCTATGACATACATACTGTTGTGCCCTTTCCAAAATGTTCAAATGTTCAATATGGTccatattttataaatatatggTATCACTagactttttttttctcattgatTATATTGTTTCACTTGATAAGTATAACTAGCTTCACACATATGCCTCATTATGCCACGTTTTAGTGAAATTTAATTGTTTGCATGATTGGAGATTTGCACTTCTTCTGTATAAGAAAGTGAGTTAAATCATtatcttctttcttcctttagTTTGCAGCCTGTGAAGGAAACACGTGATAATCAAGTGAAGCTATGGAAAGAGCTCATACTTGGCTACTGCAGAAGTCAACGGACATTTGTGATAGGATTAGAAGAAGATTTCCCCCTTTTTTCTAATCCAGTAATTGAAAGTTAGTCGACATCATGCTGATTACATATTCATTTTGTGTCCATGCTTAGCTAGACATCAGGCTCTTTttccctttgttttttttttcgctCTAAGTGCATAGGAATTTGAGCGCAAAGCTTCAATTTGATATCTAATAACAAGAAGGTATTCTACATAAAGTAAAACTTGAATACATTAGAAATTGACATGGCTATTGGCAATCATTCAATGATATGAAAGCATAAAATATAAATGATCACAGACTGGAGCTCTCTCAAACAGATTTCCCTTGTTCCTGACAAAGACTAACTGAAAGTTTGACAATTGGAATGTAGGATCTTTAAGCCATGAGGCAAGGGAGGTATTTCTTTCTGCTCTGGTAAATGAAGGTTTGTTTTTAGTTACAGTTGATGTTATGATGCGCTTCAAGTCGAATACAAAAACTTTGAATTAAAATATAACAATTCATGTGTTAGATTTCAAGTACAAGTATTATTCCCCGTGACTTGTTTTTTCCTTTCAGGTCGTGCAGAATGGATGGACAAAGGTCATAAGAAATGTCTCCTACTTTGGTTAAGAATCCaagagtgggctgattatattttGAACTTTGTGAGTTAAGGATTGGACCTACATTACAAAGTGGAAACAATCCCAATGGCTGCTTATTGTTGTTTATCCCTGCACTTTTCAGGTTAAAGAAAATGGGTTTGAGGACAGTGTCATGACTATCGAAGAAATACGGTCGGGGATTGAAACTCGTGGAACTGGTAATGCCACTCTAACTTGATGAATGCATTGAATTGTTTGTCCTAGAGATTTTCTGAACATCCAGCATTTTTAGATGAGTGCTTTTGTCCCTGTTTGTATTAgaacctcaaaaaaaaaaaaaaattagaaagtgAATCCTATCAATATCGATTACTCAAATTATCGATAGCTTTGCCAATCTAGATTTACATTGCATCTTTTGCCGATAAGATGAACTTGTGTTGGTTCTTTTGCAATCGCTGAAGAGCTTGCGGGGATTGATCGTGGTTTGCTCGTGCGGGCTCTGAAACTACTCGAGCAGAAAGGTAAAGTTGCAATCTTCAAGGGGACGTCAACAGATGACGATGGGGTAAAGTTCTCGGCTTAATCTTAATCTGTGTTTTACAAACCCATTACCAATTGGGGATCATTTCCATCCACTTTGTCTAAGTGAACCTTGATGTAAACTAAAATTTCAGcatacttttgttttttttcatgaGCGAATAATTTATATCTACATGCACAAACATGCATAGATTCTAAAAACAATATGATCAAatacaataaatttttttttagaatatatTTGGCATTTTTTGTTTCAGATGTATTTTATCGTATTATTGAATATTTaagatattaaaaatataatgtTATTGTTTATTTAAAATGGTGGtaaattttctggaattattataAGATTATGACATACAAGTATTTAAATTTGTAAGGCAGGGCAGCTTAAGGTAAATTGTATTAGCATGCAACGAGGCATCTCCAGGTGCCACATGGCACCGCATTGAGGCCGTGGCTTTAACGATTAAATTTGCGTTGCCAACGAAGAAGAATTCTGAagggatatatatattttttaatccgATTAAATAATATTTGGATTTGGATATAAAGGTGGTTCTGGTAGAACTTTTTTTTTCAGATCTAAATACTcggttaaattattttatttttattggatGATGATGTTgaaataaattattatatatatatatatatacacacacgatgttttgtttgtttaattttttctaaaaatttgataAATATTCATGACTTTATgaactaatttaaatttgaaaaaaaaaattaatggtaGGTGGTAATAAAATATTTGGACAGGGGATTAATGTCAGGATGAAAGATATGGAATCAGATTCAAATTTGATCCATCGTCAGTATTAGTTgtgttcaaatatttttatttttttcatatatctAGCTTTCATTCATCTAGAGGTAGTCGACCTAGTTTCATGGTGCAAAGGTTGATTTAAGCTAATATTCCATCAAATTTTATCTTGAATCTTTTTCACATTCAATTTTAGAGTGGAATAGGTGTGTAGATGATCGGCTCCTTAAGTCTGCCGATCTAAAATGGAACATATAAATATAGCCAATATATTATATTCTActctaaaaaaattataaatgtaGATTTTGGATTTTGGTAAGCATCAATCGCGAAAGACCTTATTGATGATATACTCTTCCAACTTAATCATGTATATTTTACAAAACATTTTTTACATAAAAATAGAAGACTATTGGTTTGTTGTAGCggatgttaaaaaaataattgaagtTGCTAAATGGATTTGCCTTTTATCTTCATTTATGAGTTATTTCTGAAGTTGCTAGTACACGTAAATTAATATATGTTTTTCTGAAAATCTCTTTAATATATTCATATTCTCAGATTTAAATTctgtaaattaaaaataatatatcttTTGAATGGATAGTGATACGTATATGGCTTGAGGGGTATAGGAGGAAATAGGGGGAGAAGGAAGGGTAATTTCGTCAAAGCACTGTTTAGGGATTTAGAGGAGGAGGGGACACGGTTTAGAGGGGGgcgggtgtgtgtgtgtgtgtgtgggggggggggCGGCCGCCAACAGGAACGACGAGGGGACCCTTCCTCCCTCTCACGCTTCTCGCCGGGGCCGGCGCCGGCGCCGACCGATCCCTTCCGAATCCTCCTTCGGccaccctttcttctcctctctcTCCCTATTCTCCGTCGGCCTCACGCGCAAGGGAGGAGCCTCCTGCTTCGCGCCGACCGTTGCCGTCGATGCCTGGTGCATCACTCGCCGCGGCGTCTGCTGGAACCCATCAGCTGACGCCAGTGGTCGCTCCCTTCACGCCGCCATCGCTGCTTGCTTCTTTGCCGCCAACAACCCTCACTGC from Zingiber officinale cultivar Zhangliang chromosome 4B, Zo_v1.1, whole genome shotgun sequence includes:
- the LOC121974865 gene encoding vacuolar protein sorting-associated protein 25-like is translated as MQKLGDFKLPQFFNYPPFFTLQPVKETRDNQVKLWKELILGYCRSQRTFVIGLEEDFPLFSNPVIERSLSHEAREVFLSALVNEGRAEWMDKGHKKCLLLWLRIQEWADYILNFVKENGFEDSVMTIEEIRSGIETRGTELAGIDRGLLVRALKLLEQKGKVAIFKGTSTDDDGVKFSA